The genome window GATTTGGTATGGAGTCTGAAGGCGGATACATCGATTCGGGCACAGAGCAAACAGCTGATTCAAGAGGCGAAAAGCTCGATTCGGATCTCGGCGTGGAAAGATGACCTGATTGAATATTTGCCTTTGCTGGAACAGAAAGAGGATGACGGTGTGGACGTGGAGGTGCTCGTGGTCGGGGCACTGAAGCCCAATATTGCAAAAGTGCACTCCCTGATCCCGGCACAGGAGCATCACACTTTGGAACGATTCCGTTTGCTGATCATCGATGAGCGGGAAGTTATTTTTGCTTGTGAGGAAAATCGTTCCTGGCAAGCCATCAAAACGATGTCCAAGCCGTTCGTAAAAGTCTTTACCGAATTCTTTTACCACGATCTCGCGTTAGCGAAAATCAGCAGGAAGCATTACGATTTGATGATGAATGATGAAGAAATCCGAAGTATCCTGATGCAGCTGCGCTATTAGTCCAGCCGCCTGACCCCATGAAAAAAAACGCAGGAGATATTCCTGCGTTTTTCTCATTTTACGACAATCGCCTCCAACGCCATGAGAATCATGTCGTTAAACGTGGTTTGCCGCTCTTCTGCGGTCGTTTCCTCCCCAGTGAAAATATGATCGCTCACGGTCAGGATGGACAACGCATGCACGCCGAATTTGGCGGCTAGCGTGTAGAGCGCAGTGGTTTCCATCTCAACCGCCAGCACCCCGTATTCCCCCAATTTTTTCACCGGGTCCATGCTTTCGCGATAGAAGATATCCGCAGTCAGCACGTTCCCGACCCGCACAGGCAGGCCTTTCGCCATACCGCTGTCATGCGCTTTTTTCAGCAAATCAAAGCTGGCGCAAGGAGCAAAATCAAATCCGGGAAAGGCAAGGCGGTTCATGTTGGAGTCTGTGCATGCCGTCATCGCGATAATCACATCTCGCACATTTACGTCCTTCTGGATTCCACCGCATGTCCCGACGCGTATCAGGTTTTGAACGCCATACTCGCGGATCAGCTCGTTCACATAAATGGAAATGGAAGGCACAC of Brevibacillus choshinensis contains these proteins:
- a CDS encoding TrmB family transcriptional regulator, giving the protein MLQKFGFSQYESKVYEALVSSEEPLDATKIVKYSGVPKAKIYEVIARLIDKGMVMDSVSEKKKLYNALPLPLAIEKLTAEFQDNVKQLKIQASKKSHSEDLVWSLKADTSIRAQSKQLIQEAKSSIRISAWKDDLIEYLPLLEQKEDDGVDVEVLVVGALKPNIAKVHSLIPAQEHHTLERFRLLIIDEREVIFACEENRSWQAIKTMSKPFVKVFTEFFYHDLALAKISRKHYDLMMNDEEIRSILMQLRY
- the deoD gene encoding purine-nucleoside phosphorylase — encoded protein: MSTHIQAKKGEIAENILLPGDPLRAKYIAETFLEDVTCYNQVRGMLGFTGTYRGERVSVQGTGMGVPSISIYVNELIREYGVQNLIRVGTCGGIQKDVNVRDVIIAMTACTDSNMNRLAFPGFDFAPCASFDLLKKAHDSGMAKGLPVRVGNVLTADIFYRESMDPVKKLGEYGVLAVEMETTALYTLAAKFGVHALSILTVSDHIFTGEETTAEERQTTFNDMILMALEAIVVK